A genomic stretch from Coregonus clupeaformis isolate EN_2021a unplaced genomic scaffold, ASM2061545v1 scaf0236, whole genome shotgun sequence includes:
- the tbx15 gene encoding T-box transcription factor TBX15 isoform X2, with protein sequence MSDRRRSAAALSSRAHAFSVEALIGSNKKRKLRGWEEKELELSMESLATNGQLGDGDDPCLDIDPDSEASPGSDGEGLAERTSCSFGSPTELAPAACEPSPAASMEEIQVELQCADLWKRFHEIGTEMIITKAGRRMFPAMRVKIVGLDPHQQYYIAMDIIPVDNKRYRYVYHSSKWMVAGNADSPVPPRVYIHPDSLASGDTWMRQVVSFDKLKLTNNELDDQGHIILHSMHKYQPRVHVIRKDFSSDLSPTKPIPSGEGVKTFSFPETVFTTVTAYQNQQITRLKIDRNPFAKGFRDSGRNSLSFSLSHRTGLEAIMETYAFWRPPVRTLTFEDFTNMQKQQGGSTGTSPTTSSTGTPSPSGAAHLLSPSCSPPTFHLAPNTFNVGCRESQLCSMGLSEYPACARSNMAALQGYGGLADSSYGRLQAAGGTVASTQQSESFLPQRTSSLIAAGMQGGGHGSLSGGSSGSAGGKMDAYGGQLNSFPSSQLQYVMQAGASSASGSSSSGSSPSSAHMFSGGHHHVQQGSYNAFSLHNPYNLYGYNFPTSPRLAASPEKPQGGLLCSSSPAGAFAERQYLSNGGIDSVHMIGNPSAGQQGASSCDGRQYGSSSQMSMHIV encoded by the exons ATGAGTGACAGGAGGCGATCTGCCGCTGCTCTGAGCTCAAGAGCGCACGCCTTTTCGGTGGAAGCCCTGATTGGGTCAAACAAGAAGAGAAAGCTCCGCGGCTGGGAGGAAAAGGAGCTGGAGTTGTCTATGGAGAGCCTCGCCACCAACGGACAATTAGGAGACGGCGACGACCCTTGTCTAGATATCGACCCTG ATTCGGAGGCAAGCCCCGGATCAGACGGCGAGGGTTTGGCGGAGAGGACGTCGTGCTCCTTCGGCTCCCCCACGGAGCTGGCCCCGGCGGCCTGCGAGCCGTCTCCAGCTGCCTCAATGGAGGAGATTCAGGTGGAGCTGCAGTGTGCAGACCTCTGGAAGCGCTTCCATGAAATTGGCACAGAGATGATCATCACTAAAGCAGGGAG GCGGATGTTCCCTGCGATGAGAGTAAAGATTGTGGGTCTGGACCCCCATCAGCAGTATTACATAGCCATGGACATTATTCCTGTGGACAATAAGAGATACAG aTATGTGTACCACAGCTCCAAGTGGATGGTGGCGGGGAACGCGGACTCCCCTGTGCCCCCGCGGGTCTACATCCACCCAGACTCTCTGGCCTCTGGAGACACCTGGATGAGGCAGGTGGTCAGCTTCGACAAACTCAAACTCACCAACAACGAGCTGGACGACCAGGGCCAT ATCATCCTCCACTCCATGCATAAGTACCAGCCTCGTGTCCATGTAATCAGGAAGGACTTCAGCAGTGACCTGTCCCCCACCAAGCCTATTCCCAGCGGAGAGGGAGTGAAGACCTtcagcttccctgagactgtcTTCACCACCGTCACCGCCTACCAGAACCAACAG ATAACAAGACTAAAGATCGACCGCAACCCATTTGCTAAAGGATTTCGGGATTCAGGCAGAAACAG tctctcgttctctctctcacacaggacTGGTCTGGAGGCGATCATGGAGACATATGCGTTCTGGAGACCACCTGTGAGGACACTCACGTTTGAGGACTTCACCAACATGCAGAAACAGCAAG GAGGAAGCACGGGTACCTCTCCCACCACCTCCAGCACAGGAACCCCCTCCCCTTCTGGCGCAGCTCacctcctgtccccctcctgcTCACCGCCCACCTTCCACCTGGCCCCCAACACCTTCAACGTGGGCTGCAGGGAGAGCCAGCTCTGCAGCATGGGCTTGTCTGAGTACCCGGCCTGCGCCCGCAGCAACATGGCGGCCCTGCAGGGCTACGGGGGCCTGGCCGACAGCTCCTATGGACGCCTCCAGGCAGCAGGGGGCACTGTGGCCTCCACCCAGCAGTCTGAATCCTTCCTGCCCCAGAGGACTTCCTCCCTGATTGCTGCGGGAATGCAGGGGGGCGGCCATGGCTCTCTGTCCGGAGGCAGCAGTGGAAGCGCTGGCGGGAAGATGGATGCCTATGGAGGTCAGCTGAACTCGTTCCCATCCTCCCAGCTGCAGTATGTGATGCAGGCAGGCGCTAGCTCCGCCTCTGGCTCCTCCTCTTCTGGCTCCTCCCCCTCATCCGCCCACATGTTCAGCGGGGGCCACCACCATGTGCAACAGGGGTCCTACAACGCCTTCTCACTCCACAACCCCTACAACCTGTATGGATACAACTTCCCCACCTCCCCTCGTCTGGCCGCCAGCCCCGAGAAGCCCCAGGGCGGCCTCCTGTgttcctcttcccctgccggggCGTTTGCCGAGCGCCAGTACCTGTCCAACGGTGGCATAGACAGCGTGCACATGATCGGAAATCCCTCTGCTGGCCAGCAGGGGGCTAGCTCCTGTGATGGCCGTCAGTATGGCTCCTCCTCTCAGATGTCCATGCACATAGTGTAA
- the tbx15 gene encoding T-box transcription factor TBX15 isoform X4 yields MSDRRRSAAALSSRAHAFSVEALIGSNKKRKLRGWEEKELELSMESLATNGQLGDGDDPCLDIDPDSEASPGSDGEGLAERTSCSFGSPTELAPAACEPSPAASMEEIQVELQCADLWKRFHEIGTEMIITKAGRRMFPAMRVKIVGLDPHQQYYIAMDIIPVDNKRYRYVYHSSKWMVAGNADSPVPPRVYIHPDSLASGDTWMRQVVSFDKLKLTNNELDDQGHIILHSMHKYQPRVHVIRKDFSSDLSPTKPIPSGEGVKTFSFPETVFTTVTAYQNQQITRLKIDRNPFAKGFRDSGRNRTGLEAIMETYAFWRPPVRTLTFEDFTNMQKQQGGSTGTSPTTSSTGTPSPSGAAHLLSPSCSPPTFHLAPNTFNVGCRESQLCSMGLSEYPACARSNMAALQGYGGLADSSYGRLQAAGGTVASTQQSESFLPQRTSSLIAAGMQGGGHGSLSGGSSGSAGGKMDAYGGQLNSFPSSQLQYVMQAGASSASGSSSSGSSPSSAHMFSGGHHHVQQGSYNAFSLHNPYNLYGYNFPTSPRLAASPEKPQGGLLCSSSPAGAFAERQYLSNGGIDSVHMIGNPSAGQQGASSCDGRQYGSSSQMSMHIV; encoded by the exons ATGAGTGACAGGAGGCGATCTGCCGCTGCTCTGAGCTCAAGAGCGCACGCCTTTTCGGTGGAAGCCCTGATTGGGTCAAACAAGAAGAGAAAGCTCCGCGGCTGGGAGGAAAAGGAGCTGGAGTTGTCTATGGAGAGCCTCGCCACCAACGGACAATTAGGAGACGGCGACGACCCTTGTCTAGATATCGACCCTG ATTCGGAGGCAAGCCCCGGATCAGACGGCGAGGGTTTGGCGGAGAGGACGTCGTGCTCCTTCGGCTCCCCCACGGAGCTGGCCCCGGCGGCCTGCGAGCCGTCTCCAGCTGCCTCAATGGAGGAGATTCAGGTGGAGCTGCAGTGTGCAGACCTCTGGAAGCGCTTCCATGAAATTGGCACAGAGATGATCATCACTAAAGCAGGGAG GCGGATGTTCCCTGCGATGAGAGTAAAGATTGTGGGTCTGGACCCCCATCAGCAGTATTACATAGCCATGGACATTATTCCTGTGGACAATAAGAGATACAG aTATGTGTACCACAGCTCCAAGTGGATGGTGGCGGGGAACGCGGACTCCCCTGTGCCCCCGCGGGTCTACATCCACCCAGACTCTCTGGCCTCTGGAGACACCTGGATGAGGCAGGTGGTCAGCTTCGACAAACTCAAACTCACCAACAACGAGCTGGACGACCAGGGCCAT ATCATCCTCCACTCCATGCATAAGTACCAGCCTCGTGTCCATGTAATCAGGAAGGACTTCAGCAGTGACCTGTCCCCCACCAAGCCTATTCCCAGCGGAGAGGGAGTGAAGACCTtcagcttccctgagactgtcTTCACCACCGTCACCGCCTACCAGAACCAACAG ATAACAAGACTAAAGATCGACCGCAACCCATTTGCTAAAGGATTTCGGGATTCAGGCAGAAACAG gacTGGTCTGGAGGCGATCATGGAGACATATGCGTTCTGGAGACCACCTGTGAGGACACTCACGTTTGAGGACTTCACCAACATGCAGAAACAGCAAG GAGGAAGCACGGGTACCTCTCCCACCACCTCCAGCACAGGAACCCCCTCCCCTTCTGGCGCAGCTCacctcctgtccccctcctgcTCACCGCCCACCTTCCACCTGGCCCCCAACACCTTCAACGTGGGCTGCAGGGAGAGCCAGCTCTGCAGCATGGGCTTGTCTGAGTACCCGGCCTGCGCCCGCAGCAACATGGCGGCCCTGCAGGGCTACGGGGGCCTGGCCGACAGCTCCTATGGACGCCTCCAGGCAGCAGGGGGCACTGTGGCCTCCACCCAGCAGTCTGAATCCTTCCTGCCCCAGAGGACTTCCTCCCTGATTGCTGCGGGAATGCAGGGGGGCGGCCATGGCTCTCTGTCCGGAGGCAGCAGTGGAAGCGCTGGCGGGAAGATGGATGCCTATGGAGGTCAGCTGAACTCGTTCCCATCCTCCCAGCTGCAGTATGTGATGCAGGCAGGCGCTAGCTCCGCCTCTGGCTCCTCCTCTTCTGGCTCCTCCCCCTCATCCGCCCACATGTTCAGCGGGGGCCACCACCATGTGCAACAGGGGTCCTACAACGCCTTCTCACTCCACAACCCCTACAACCTGTATGGATACAACTTCCCCACCTCCCCTCGTCTGGCCGCCAGCCCCGAGAAGCCCCAGGGCGGCCTCCTGTgttcctcttcccctgccggggCGTTTGCCGAGCGCCAGTACCTGTCCAACGGTGGCATAGACAGCGTGCACATGATCGGAAATCCCTCTGCTGGCCAGCAGGGGGCTAGCTCCTGTGATGGCCGTCAGTATGGCTCCTCCTCTCAGATGTCCATGCACATAGTGTAA
- the tbx15 gene encoding T-box transcription factor TBX15 isoform X1 — protein sequence MSDRRRSAAALSSRAHAFSVEALIGSNKKRKLRGWEEKELELSMESLATNGQLGDGDDPCLDIDPDSEASPGSDGEGLAERTSCSFGSPTELAPAACEPSPAASMEEIQVELQCADLWKRFHEIGTEMIITKAGRRMFPAMRVKIVGLDPHQQYYIAMDIIPVDNKRYRYVYHSSKWMVAGNADSPVPPRVYIHPDSLASGDTWMRQVVSFDKLKLTNNELDDQGHVSEPIILHSMHKYQPRVHVIRKDFSSDLSPTKPIPSGEGVKTFSFPETVFTTVTAYQNQQITRLKIDRNPFAKGFRDSGRNSLSFSLSHRTGLEAIMETYAFWRPPVRTLTFEDFTNMQKQQGGSTGTSPTTSSTGTPSPSGAAHLLSPSCSPPTFHLAPNTFNVGCRESQLCSMGLSEYPACARSNMAALQGYGGLADSSYGRLQAAGGTVASTQQSESFLPQRTSSLIAAGMQGGGHGSLSGGSSGSAGGKMDAYGGQLNSFPSSQLQYVMQAGASSASGSSSSGSSPSSAHMFSGGHHHVQQGSYNAFSLHNPYNLYGYNFPTSPRLAASPEKPQGGLLCSSSPAGAFAERQYLSNGGIDSVHMIGNPSAGQQGASSCDGRQYGSSSQMSMHIV from the exons ATGAGTGACAGGAGGCGATCTGCCGCTGCTCTGAGCTCAAGAGCGCACGCCTTTTCGGTGGAAGCCCTGATTGGGTCAAACAAGAAGAGAAAGCTCCGCGGCTGGGAGGAAAAGGAGCTGGAGTTGTCTATGGAGAGCCTCGCCACCAACGGACAATTAGGAGACGGCGACGACCCTTGTCTAGATATCGACCCTG ATTCGGAGGCAAGCCCCGGATCAGACGGCGAGGGTTTGGCGGAGAGGACGTCGTGCTCCTTCGGCTCCCCCACGGAGCTGGCCCCGGCGGCCTGCGAGCCGTCTCCAGCTGCCTCAATGGAGGAGATTCAGGTGGAGCTGCAGTGTGCAGACCTCTGGAAGCGCTTCCATGAAATTGGCACAGAGATGATCATCACTAAAGCAGGGAG GCGGATGTTCCCTGCGATGAGAGTAAAGATTGTGGGTCTGGACCCCCATCAGCAGTATTACATAGCCATGGACATTATTCCTGTGGACAATAAGAGATACAG aTATGTGTACCACAGCTCCAAGTGGATGGTGGCGGGGAACGCGGACTCCCCTGTGCCCCCGCGGGTCTACATCCACCCAGACTCTCTGGCCTCTGGAGACACCTGGATGAGGCAGGTGGTCAGCTTCGACAAACTCAAACTCACCAACAACGAGCTGGACGACCAGGGCCATGTGAGTGAGCCG ATCATCCTCCACTCCATGCATAAGTACCAGCCTCGTGTCCATGTAATCAGGAAGGACTTCAGCAGTGACCTGTCCCCCACCAAGCCTATTCCCAGCGGAGAGGGAGTGAAGACCTtcagcttccctgagactgtcTTCACCACCGTCACCGCCTACCAGAACCAACAG ATAACAAGACTAAAGATCGACCGCAACCCATTTGCTAAAGGATTTCGGGATTCAGGCAGAAACAG tctctcgttctctctctcacacaggacTGGTCTGGAGGCGATCATGGAGACATATGCGTTCTGGAGACCACCTGTGAGGACACTCACGTTTGAGGACTTCACCAACATGCAGAAACAGCAAG GAGGAAGCACGGGTACCTCTCCCACCACCTCCAGCACAGGAACCCCCTCCCCTTCTGGCGCAGCTCacctcctgtccccctcctgcTCACCGCCCACCTTCCACCTGGCCCCCAACACCTTCAACGTGGGCTGCAGGGAGAGCCAGCTCTGCAGCATGGGCTTGTCTGAGTACCCGGCCTGCGCCCGCAGCAACATGGCGGCCCTGCAGGGCTACGGGGGCCTGGCCGACAGCTCCTATGGACGCCTCCAGGCAGCAGGGGGCACTGTGGCCTCCACCCAGCAGTCTGAATCCTTCCTGCCCCAGAGGACTTCCTCCCTGATTGCTGCGGGAATGCAGGGGGGCGGCCATGGCTCTCTGTCCGGAGGCAGCAGTGGAAGCGCTGGCGGGAAGATGGATGCCTATGGAGGTCAGCTGAACTCGTTCCCATCCTCCCAGCTGCAGTATGTGATGCAGGCAGGCGCTAGCTCCGCCTCTGGCTCCTCCTCTTCTGGCTCCTCCCCCTCATCCGCCCACATGTTCAGCGGGGGCCACCACCATGTGCAACAGGGGTCCTACAACGCCTTCTCACTCCACAACCCCTACAACCTGTATGGATACAACTTCCCCACCTCCCCTCGTCTGGCCGCCAGCCCCGAGAAGCCCCAGGGCGGCCTCCTGTgttcctcttcccctgccggggCGTTTGCCGAGCGCCAGTACCTGTCCAACGGTGGCATAGACAGCGTGCACATGATCGGAAATCCCTCTGCTGGCCAGCAGGGGGCTAGCTCCTGTGATGGCCGTCAGTATGGCTCCTCCTCTCAGATGTCCATGCACATAGTGTAA
- the tbx15 gene encoding T-box transcription factor TBX15 isoform X3 translates to MSDRRRSAAALSSRAHAFSVEALIGSNKKRKLRGWEEKELELSMESLATNGQLGDGDDPCLDIDPDSEASPGSDGEGLAERTSCSFGSPTELAPAACEPSPAASMEEIQVELQCADLWKRFHEIGTEMIITKAGRRMFPAMRVKIVGLDPHQQYYIAMDIIPVDNKRYRYVYHSSKWMVAGNADSPVPPRVYIHPDSLASGDTWMRQVVSFDKLKLTNNELDDQGHVSEPIILHSMHKYQPRVHVIRKDFSSDLSPTKPIPSGEGVKTFSFPETVFTTVTAYQNQQITRLKIDRNPFAKGFRDSGRNRTGLEAIMETYAFWRPPVRTLTFEDFTNMQKQQGGSTGTSPTTSSTGTPSPSGAAHLLSPSCSPPTFHLAPNTFNVGCRESQLCSMGLSEYPACARSNMAALQGYGGLADSSYGRLQAAGGTVASTQQSESFLPQRTSSLIAAGMQGGGHGSLSGGSSGSAGGKMDAYGGQLNSFPSSQLQYVMQAGASSASGSSSSGSSPSSAHMFSGGHHHVQQGSYNAFSLHNPYNLYGYNFPTSPRLAASPEKPQGGLLCSSSPAGAFAERQYLSNGGIDSVHMIGNPSAGQQGASSCDGRQYGSSSQMSMHIV, encoded by the exons ATGAGTGACAGGAGGCGATCTGCCGCTGCTCTGAGCTCAAGAGCGCACGCCTTTTCGGTGGAAGCCCTGATTGGGTCAAACAAGAAGAGAAAGCTCCGCGGCTGGGAGGAAAAGGAGCTGGAGTTGTCTATGGAGAGCCTCGCCACCAACGGACAATTAGGAGACGGCGACGACCCTTGTCTAGATATCGACCCTG ATTCGGAGGCAAGCCCCGGATCAGACGGCGAGGGTTTGGCGGAGAGGACGTCGTGCTCCTTCGGCTCCCCCACGGAGCTGGCCCCGGCGGCCTGCGAGCCGTCTCCAGCTGCCTCAATGGAGGAGATTCAGGTGGAGCTGCAGTGTGCAGACCTCTGGAAGCGCTTCCATGAAATTGGCACAGAGATGATCATCACTAAAGCAGGGAG GCGGATGTTCCCTGCGATGAGAGTAAAGATTGTGGGTCTGGACCCCCATCAGCAGTATTACATAGCCATGGACATTATTCCTGTGGACAATAAGAGATACAG aTATGTGTACCACAGCTCCAAGTGGATGGTGGCGGGGAACGCGGACTCCCCTGTGCCCCCGCGGGTCTACATCCACCCAGACTCTCTGGCCTCTGGAGACACCTGGATGAGGCAGGTGGTCAGCTTCGACAAACTCAAACTCACCAACAACGAGCTGGACGACCAGGGCCATGTGAGTGAGCCG ATCATCCTCCACTCCATGCATAAGTACCAGCCTCGTGTCCATGTAATCAGGAAGGACTTCAGCAGTGACCTGTCCCCCACCAAGCCTATTCCCAGCGGAGAGGGAGTGAAGACCTtcagcttccctgagactgtcTTCACCACCGTCACCGCCTACCAGAACCAACAG ATAACAAGACTAAAGATCGACCGCAACCCATTTGCTAAAGGATTTCGGGATTCAGGCAGAAACAG gacTGGTCTGGAGGCGATCATGGAGACATATGCGTTCTGGAGACCACCTGTGAGGACACTCACGTTTGAGGACTTCACCAACATGCAGAAACAGCAAG GAGGAAGCACGGGTACCTCTCCCACCACCTCCAGCACAGGAACCCCCTCCCCTTCTGGCGCAGCTCacctcctgtccccctcctgcTCACCGCCCACCTTCCACCTGGCCCCCAACACCTTCAACGTGGGCTGCAGGGAGAGCCAGCTCTGCAGCATGGGCTTGTCTGAGTACCCGGCCTGCGCCCGCAGCAACATGGCGGCCCTGCAGGGCTACGGGGGCCTGGCCGACAGCTCCTATGGACGCCTCCAGGCAGCAGGGGGCACTGTGGCCTCCACCCAGCAGTCTGAATCCTTCCTGCCCCAGAGGACTTCCTCCCTGATTGCTGCGGGAATGCAGGGGGGCGGCCATGGCTCTCTGTCCGGAGGCAGCAGTGGAAGCGCTGGCGGGAAGATGGATGCCTATGGAGGTCAGCTGAACTCGTTCCCATCCTCCCAGCTGCAGTATGTGATGCAGGCAGGCGCTAGCTCCGCCTCTGGCTCCTCCTCTTCTGGCTCCTCCCCCTCATCCGCCCACATGTTCAGCGGGGGCCACCACCATGTGCAACAGGGGTCCTACAACGCCTTCTCACTCCACAACCCCTACAACCTGTATGGATACAACTTCCCCACCTCCCCTCGTCTGGCCGCCAGCCCCGAGAAGCCCCAGGGCGGCCTCCTGTgttcctcttcccctgccggggCGTTTGCCGAGCGCCAGTACCTGTCCAACGGTGGCATAGACAGCGTGCACATGATCGGAAATCCCTCTGCTGGCCAGCAGGGGGCTAGCTCCTGTGATGGCCGTCAGTATGGCTCCTCCTCTCAGATGTCCATGCACATAGTGTAA
- the tbx15 gene encoding T-box transcription factor TBX15 isoform X5 — protein sequence MEEIQVELQCADLWKRFHEIGTEMIITKAGRRMFPAMRVKIVGLDPHQQYYIAMDIIPVDNKRYRYVYHSSKWMVAGNADSPVPPRVYIHPDSLASGDTWMRQVVSFDKLKLTNNELDDQGHVSEPIILHSMHKYQPRVHVIRKDFSSDLSPTKPIPSGEGVKTFSFPETVFTTVTAYQNQQITRLKIDRNPFAKGFRDSGRNSLSFSLSHRTGLEAIMETYAFWRPPVRTLTFEDFTNMQKQQGGSTGTSPTTSSTGTPSPSGAAHLLSPSCSPPTFHLAPNTFNVGCRESQLCSMGLSEYPACARSNMAALQGYGGLADSSYGRLQAAGGTVASTQQSESFLPQRTSSLIAAGMQGGGHGSLSGGSSGSAGGKMDAYGGQLNSFPSSQLQYVMQAGASSASGSSSSGSSPSSAHMFSGGHHHVQQGSYNAFSLHNPYNLYGYNFPTSPRLAASPEKPQGGLLCSSSPAGAFAERQYLSNGGIDSVHMIGNPSAGQQGASSCDGRQYGSSSQMSMHIV from the exons ATGGAGGAGATTCAGGTGGAGCTGCAGTGTGCAGACCTCTGGAAGCGCTTCCATGAAATTGGCACAGAGATGATCATCACTAAAGCAGGGAG GCGGATGTTCCCTGCGATGAGAGTAAAGATTGTGGGTCTGGACCCCCATCAGCAGTATTACATAGCCATGGACATTATTCCTGTGGACAATAAGAGATACAG aTATGTGTACCACAGCTCCAAGTGGATGGTGGCGGGGAACGCGGACTCCCCTGTGCCCCCGCGGGTCTACATCCACCCAGACTCTCTGGCCTCTGGAGACACCTGGATGAGGCAGGTGGTCAGCTTCGACAAACTCAAACTCACCAACAACGAGCTGGACGACCAGGGCCATGTGAGTGAGCCG ATCATCCTCCACTCCATGCATAAGTACCAGCCTCGTGTCCATGTAATCAGGAAGGACTTCAGCAGTGACCTGTCCCCCACCAAGCCTATTCCCAGCGGAGAGGGAGTGAAGACCTtcagcttccctgagactgtcTTCACCACCGTCACCGCCTACCAGAACCAACAG ATAACAAGACTAAAGATCGACCGCAACCCATTTGCTAAAGGATTTCGGGATTCAGGCAGAAACAG tctctcgttctctctctcacacaggacTGGTCTGGAGGCGATCATGGAGACATATGCGTTCTGGAGACCACCTGTGAGGACACTCACGTTTGAGGACTTCACCAACATGCAGAAACAGCAAG GAGGAAGCACGGGTACCTCTCCCACCACCTCCAGCACAGGAACCCCCTCCCCTTCTGGCGCAGCTCacctcctgtccccctcctgcTCACCGCCCACCTTCCACCTGGCCCCCAACACCTTCAACGTGGGCTGCAGGGAGAGCCAGCTCTGCAGCATGGGCTTGTCTGAGTACCCGGCCTGCGCCCGCAGCAACATGGCGGCCCTGCAGGGCTACGGGGGCCTGGCCGACAGCTCCTATGGACGCCTCCAGGCAGCAGGGGGCACTGTGGCCTCCACCCAGCAGTCTGAATCCTTCCTGCCCCAGAGGACTTCCTCCCTGATTGCTGCGGGAATGCAGGGGGGCGGCCATGGCTCTCTGTCCGGAGGCAGCAGTGGAAGCGCTGGCGGGAAGATGGATGCCTATGGAGGTCAGCTGAACTCGTTCCCATCCTCCCAGCTGCAGTATGTGATGCAGGCAGGCGCTAGCTCCGCCTCTGGCTCCTCCTCTTCTGGCTCCTCCCCCTCATCCGCCCACATGTTCAGCGGGGGCCACCACCATGTGCAACAGGGGTCCTACAACGCCTTCTCACTCCACAACCCCTACAACCTGTATGGATACAACTTCCCCACCTCCCCTCGTCTGGCCGCCAGCCCCGAGAAGCCCCAGGGCGGCCTCCTGTgttcctcttcccctgccggggCGTTTGCCGAGCGCCAGTACCTGTCCAACGGTGGCATAGACAGCGTGCACATGATCGGAAATCCCTCTGCTGGCCAGCAGGGGGCTAGCTCCTGTGATGGCCGTCAGTATGGCTCCTCCTCTCAGATGTCCATGCACATAGTGTAA